Below is a window of Halanaerobiaceae bacterium ANBcell28 DNA.
CTAAAATTAAAACAGAAGGTCATTATCAACAGGGAATTATACTAGATGAGAATAAATTAAACAATGGTGACCTAATAATTGATATTTCCTTAGGTGAAGGTAGACTGGATAAGTTTAATGGTTATTCGGGTTCACCTGTTGTCTGTAATGGACAATTGATTGGTATTGCAATTGAGCAAACTACAGGTTTAGGAAGATCCCAAAGCATTAAAATTTTGTGTTTTGATACATTGGACAACTTGATTGATGAGCGTTATTTTACTGAAGATTTATTTGTAAAGGAAACTATATCTTCATTTAATCAAGAAACAAAAAAAGAAATAATAAATAATAAGAAAAATAAAAAATATATTCCAGAAATATATGTGGAAATTGGCGAGATAAAAGATTATTTAAGAAGTTTTACTGATCCTGTACTTTTCTTTCATAAACACCTTGACTATAACAAAAAACATAGTTTTTCTTATTTTAATCGTTTATTAAATCTATATGGTTTAAAAGAGATAGAATCATTAGAAGATGATTATGATATAGAACTTAATAATCTTAATGAGATTGCGGATTTTATACTTGGGAAATTAGAATCTTCGCAGAGATACCTAGACAAATTATCGAATTATTCCGAAATAAAAAAAGAGATTCCAAACAAAAAGCTTGAGTTATTTGAGGTCTCATATTATACTCATAGGCCTTCGTTACTTAGATATGATCTAGAGAAGAGAGTTTCACTTTTTGAAGCAATTAAATATAGAGAAATTTTGCTCACGGAAAGAGCAGGACAGGGTAAAACAAATCTACTTTGTGATTTATGTGAAAATGTATTACTAAAAAAAGGCATACCTTGTCTATTTGTTGGAGCTAGAAACTTAGTAAACAACGATTTAGGGAGTACAATGTTATCAATAGTAAATGAATTGACTGATATAGACCAACTATTTGAAGTTTTAAATTTTCATGCTTTTAATATCCAGCAACCTTTTGTTTTGGTGGTTGATGCTATTAATGAATTCAAAGAAATTAGTGAGTCTAAAAAGAAGTTATATTTATTCATGAAAAAAGCTGAAAAATATAATTATATTCGTGTATTACTTACAGCAAGGACTGAATATTTTGAAGAAAAATTTGGAGATTTTAAAGTTGAGTGTCCAAATGTTATGCATATAGAGGGTTATAATTGGAGATCAAAAACTTCAAGATATAAAAAGCGAGTTTATCAAGGTTATATGAATCACTTTAATATTGAGATTAATGATATTGGCGATAGTATCTATAATGAATTAACAGATGATTTTTTATTATTAAGAATGTTTTCAGAAGCGTATCAGGATGAGAAAGATGAAATTAATTATATACCTTCACTGCAACATTTATTTAGATATGAAATATTTGAAAGATATTACAATTATAAAAAAGGTAACCTGCAGGAGTGGGATAGGAGAAGAGGATTTCTAGACTCCGGATCAACATATGATTCTTTGATTAATTCGATTACTTTTTATATGATCAATCACATGCAGTTTAGTAATATTGATCGTTCTGTAATTGTTGGAAAAATAAGAAATGAGTTGTTAGTTAAACTAATTGATGAAGATATTATTTTTAGAAAAGATATAAAAAAGAAAAAAGGTCTAATTGATAAATCTACGGAAGTGATTAATTTTACTTTTGATGAATTTAGAGATTTTTGCATTGTAAAATTTATATTAGAGAAATTTGATGAAAAAAATCCAAATGAGACTGAAAAATTAATAAAAAAACTTGCTGACAATGAATTGGAGATAGCTGAAGGAGTGCAGAGATATTTATTTTTTGCAGGTAAAAAGTTCCCTAATAAAATATTTATAGAAATTATACAGCAGCAAGAATGGTATATGCATGCATATACAGACAATATTTTTTCTCTTGATGAAAAATATATTACTGAAGAGGATACCTCTTTAATCATTAATTATCTAACACATGAGGACTCCTTAAAAAGATCAGAATCATTAAATGCTTATACAGTTATGAACTTATTTAAACGTATGAATATAAATGTATATAAAAAATTAAATATAAAAACCCTAAATGCCATCTTACAGACTGTAGATAACCAATGTTTTAATAAATATTATCAGCCTATTTTTAAACCATCTTATGAAGATAGATATGGGCTTTCCTCACACAGTTCTTATCATCTTCCCGTTGATAAAATTGTACCAATTTTAAAAAGAAAAATGAAGGATACATTAAATATAGAAATCATTATATTATTATCATTGTTGGATTATTTATCCGTATATGTTCATGACTTTTTTGAATGGTGTATAACAAAACATAAGATTCAGTTTGTTTCAATTATAGAAACAATACTGGAGTCAGATAATAAAGACGAAATTGAGGCTATAAAAAGAACTGTCCGCGATTTATCTTATTACAAGTTTAAAAATGGAGATAGTATAAAAGAGAGATGGGAGTATATTCAGGAACTATGTGAATATAAGCTAAATTCCAATACAGGCCTGGAGAATTTTTCATTAGAAGAATTAATGGAAATATTCAGGCAAGGGGAGGAAGATTAATATGCACATATATCCTATTGATTTGAACGATTTTCACAAAAAGTATGTTGTTACAGCACCGGAAGACTTAAATATTAATAAAATAATTGAAAAGTTTTTGAATTTGGCAAAAATCGATATCAATAAATATGCTGGTAGATTATTCAAAAATATACTTGAGGCTTTTTTTGCTGAGGTAGAGGACATTAGAATGATTTATGAAAAATATTATGCTATGGAGTATGATAGTGTTGAGGAGTATATGTATAAGAAAATGTTGATGGAAAAAGAAGAAATTGAATATATATATAGTAAACTCAAAGAAGGAGAAATATTTTATTTTACAGACTTATATTATACATCAGATCCTAATTATAATAATCTATTTGAATATGAAGATGAAAATTTATTATTGAAAATTAATAATTTATTGGAGAGGATATAATGAAGATAAAAGCTGACTATATAACTAATAGTTCATCGACATCTTTTATCATTATTTCAGATGATGACCTAGGAAAAGAAGAATTCTATAAATGGTTTGGAATAGATCCTGAATCAGATTTCACTTACATATTTAGTGAGTTATTTGATGCCGTTAAATATGACTCTAAACCTATCAAAGAGGATATGGAAGACGGTGAGTCTTTAGAAGATTATCTTTCAAAATATCGCTTACCAAATGAAGTGGAAAGAGTTAAAAAAGCCCTAGAAGATGGGAAAAAAGTTAGAGTAGGGAAATTAAGTAGTGAAATGAATGGTATACAGTCTTTTTTTTGTATGGATTCTTTCTCGATTGACAACGAATTAGTGTATATTAACGCTTTGTGTAATGGGTGGTAAATATGAATGATATAGTTTTATTAGATAAGAAGAAAAGTAATTATTATTATTATTTTAATAAAAGTAACGGCTTAAGTATCAGAAGTGAATACAAAAATTTTGAAGACCCTTTTTGGTCTGTTGAAGGACCAGAATTACTAGATGTTTCTATTACAAATTATTGCGAGAGAGAATGTGATTTTTGTTATAGAAATTCCTCAATAAATGGGAAGCATATGGGGATAGATGAGTTTGAGAGTATTATGAAATATATGAAAGAAACAAATACTTATCAGGTTGCTCTGGGAGGAGGTAATCCAAACCAACATCCTGATTTTATTGAAATACTTAAAATGTGTAGGGAAAAGTATGGAATAGTCCCCTCATATACAACTAACGGAGATGGATTGTCTAGCGAAATACTGAAAGCTACTAAGATATATTGTGGAGCGATTGCAATAAGTTATTATAAACCATATCATAAATTCATAAAGTCATTAAATAAATTATTATCATATGGTATAAAGACTAATATCCACTTTTTACTTACACCGAAAACAATTAAAACTGCAATGGTCTGGTTAAAAGAACCACCTGATTATATTACTGGTATTAATGCAGTAATATTTTTGAATTATAAGCCGGTCGGTAATATGGCTAATAAAAGTTTATTATTAAAGAATAGTGATTGTATTAAGGATTTTTTTTCGTTAATTAATAAACATGATCTAAGAAGATTTAAGATAGGGTTTGATAGTTGTACAGTTTCTGGAATAGTTGAAAACCTAAATTTTAACCCTAAGTTCATTGAAGCATGCGAGGCTGGAAGGTTTTCAGCATTTATTTCTGAAAATATGAAATTATATCCTTGTTCGTTTATGGAACAGAATACTGAGGGTATTAATTTAGCAAATATATCTTTGAAAAAAGCCTGGTTGAGTTCAGAAAAATTTCAAAATATTAGAGATAAAATTATATTAAAAGATTGTAAAAATATCTGTAAATACGAAAATGATTGTAAAGGTGGATGTCCTGTATTTAGTGAGATTAACTTATGTAATAATTTTAAATAGGATTAAATAAATTAATGTAAATTTAATGTCTATACACATATAGAGAGGCTGGCTATAATGGTCAATAATCCTGCCCCAATCCTGCTCAAAACCATTGGAAATAGGCTAAAACTACAAAATTGAAAAATTATCAAACACCTTATAACCCTTGATATAATGGTAATCTTGTGGATACACCAAAAACAGCAAAAGTATGCTCTGATAACAGCAAGGTTTACGGTTCCACTCCTAACGTCGTTTCGCCAAAATTTTTTCATCAAGGGTATTCGCCCTAGGATTCAGAAACTTCGTAAACCTGCGGATGTTATGTGAAATCGACGAAAATTTATAAAAAGAGGAGGTTATTAGATATGATTATATTGATAGGTGGGATTAGTCAGACAGGTAAAACATTAATGTCTCAAAAACTACTTGAAAAATATAAGATTCCCTATTTATCTATTGACAACTTAAAAATGGGCTTATATAGAAGTAATAAAGATTGTGGATTTACTCCATTAGACAACAATGATTTAATAGGGAGAAAATTATGGCCTATTATTAAAGAAATGATTAAGACGCTTATTGAAAATAAGCAAAATATAATAATAGAAGGCTGTTATCTCTTGCCTGATTTGCTTAAAGAACTCGAAAAAGAATATTCAGAAGAGATTATATCGGTTTATATAGGCTTCTCTACTAACTATATACAAGAAAATTTCAAATCAAGTATCCTTAAATATAGAAGTGCTATAGAATCTCGTAATTATCCAGAAGAGAGACCAATATCTCAATTTATTAAAGAACATAGTGACTTAAGAATACAATGTATAAAAAACAATATGAATTACTTCGAAATTAGAAAAGATTATAACAAAGAAATTAAAGGAGTTTACTAGATATATAGATAATCAGATTAACAGAGGGGTTATAAAAAGATAATCCTCCTAATTTGTCTGAAGAAATAACTATAAATGAAGTCAAATGAATTAAGCTTTTGTATAGTTTTTTAAAAGACTAGAAATTAAGCTAGCATCAGGTCTTGCTATCACACAATGTGATATAAACTGACCATGTTTTTTTACAATTTTAATACCTGCTTCAATTGCACAATTAAGTGCTTCGATATCTCCGCTGATAAGTAAACTCAAACGACCTGAACCCATAGAGTAGATACTATTAATATCTATTGCTGATGTTTTGCTCATTATATCAGCAGCAGCAATAAGCGAAACAAGTCCTCGGGCATCGATAAAAGCGATAGCTTTTCCTTTTTCCATAAGTTTTACTTTCTTTTTATTGAAAAAGATATCGACAA
It encodes the following:
- a CDS encoding serine protease, translating into MSYRDNIPYIEYIKKFVAKVIVYDSGGEEVTCGTGFFVDERTLITAHHVIRDGIDSDCEVKIKYLIKGKEMELPAKVFYTNPGSDINKLTLFESVELSDDQIDFPKITRNAFRKREFKYAAYGYPKIKTEGHYQQGIILDENKLNNGDLIIDISLGEGRLDKFNGYSGSPVVCNGQLIGIAIEQTTGLGRSQSIKILCFDTLDNLIDERYFTEDLFVKETISSFNQETKKEIINNKKNKKYIPEIYVEIGEIKDYLRSFTDPVLFFHKHLDYNKKHSFSYFNRLLNLYGLKEIESLEDDYDIELNNLNEIADFILGKLESSQRYLDKLSNYSEIKKEIPNKKLELFEVSYYTHRPSLLRYDLEKRVSLFEAIKYREILLTERAGQGKTNLLCDLCENVLLKKGIPCLFVGARNLVNNDLGSTMLSIVNELTDIDQLFEVLNFHAFNIQQPFVLVVDAINEFKEISESKKKLYLFMKKAEKYNYIRVLLTARTEYFEEKFGDFKVECPNVMHIEGYNWRSKTSRYKKRVYQGYMNHFNIEINDIGDSIYNELTDDFLLLRMFSEAYQDEKDEINYIPSLQHLFRYEIFERYYNYKKGNLQEWDRRRGFLDSGSTYDSLINSITFYMINHMQFSNIDRSVIVGKIRNELLVKLIDEDIIFRKDIKKKKGLIDKSTEVINFTFDEFRDFCIVKFILEKFDEKNPNETEKLIKKLADNELEIAEGVQRYLFFAGKKFPNKIFIEIIQQQEWYMHAYTDNIFSLDEKYITEEDTSLIINYLTHEDSLKRSESLNAYTVMNLFKRMNINVYKKLNIKTLNAILQTVDNQCFNKYYQPIFKPSYEDRYGLSSHSSYHLPVDKIVPILKRKMKDTLNIEIIILLSLLDYLSVYVHDFFEWCITKHKIQFVSIIETILESDNKDEIEAIKRTVRDLSYYKFKNGDSIKERWEYIQELCEYKLNSNTGLENFSLEELMEIFRQGEED
- a CDS encoding radical SAM protein, producing MNDIVLLDKKKSNYYYYFNKSNGLSIRSEYKNFEDPFWSVEGPELLDVSITNYCERECDFCYRNSSINGKHMGIDEFESIMKYMKETNTYQVALGGGNPNQHPDFIEILKMCREKYGIVPSYTTNGDGLSSEILKATKIYCGAIAISYYKPYHKFIKSLNKLLSYGIKTNIHFLLTPKTIKTAMVWLKEPPDYITGINAVIFLNYKPVGNMANKSLLLKNSDCIKDFFSLINKHDLRRFKIGFDSCTVSGIVENLNFNPKFIEACEAGRFSAFISENMKLYPCSFMEQNTEGINLANISLKKAWLSSEKFQNIRDKIILKDCKNICKYENDCKGGCPVFSEINLCNNFK
- a CDS encoding 2-phosphoglycerate kinase, with protein sequence MIILIGGISQTGKTLMSQKLLEKYKIPYLSIDNLKMGLYRSNKDCGFTPLDNNDLIGRKLWPIIKEMIKTLIENKQNIIIEGCYLLPDLLKELEKEYSEEIISVYIGFSTNYIQENFKSSILKYRSAIESRNYPEERPISQFIKEHSDLRIQCIKNNMNYFEIRKDYNKEIKGVY
- a CDS encoding BMC domain-containing protein, whose product is MSKNNTLALIETRGMTALTSAIDSMLKGSNIKMLGFKGCGSAYLTAAFKGSDDDVLNAIEIGKNAVNQIAKKIPSSTIVEEGLSQLITAHSISNPMLDFVDIFFNKKKVKLMEKGKAIAFIDARGLVSLIAAADIMSKTSAIDINSIYSMGSGRLSLLISGDIEALNCAIEAGIKIVKKHGQFISHCVIARPDASLISSLLKNYTKA